In Tenebrio molitor chromosome 8, icTenMoli1.1, whole genome shotgun sequence, a genomic segment contains:
- the LOC138137196 gene encoding pre-mRNA-splicing factor 38B-like yields MDNKSGNSDEEYSSKPNSKQSNMLPLWGNERTMNLNPLILTNIQSSHYFKVNLYELKTYHEVVDEIYYKVNHLEPWEKGSRRTSGQTGMCGGVRGVGAGGIVSTAYCLLYKLFTLKLTRKQLNGLINHCDSPYIRALGFMYIRYTLPPKDLLEWYEPYLEDEEELDVKAGSGQTMTIGTMLRQWLVKLEWFSTLFPRIPVPIQQKIQKHLQERFPPHAIQAAAAAAAAAASNDRPRNVERERKDWPRERERHNVREDIRRDFLRDNDRDRRNDRRERYREERPPRHDKKFRDRSPQRDRERERSPQKARSPYRERRRPPSGDREYSKNRKGHHHR; encoded by the exons ATGGATAACAAAAGCGGAAACAGCGATGAAG AATATTCCTCCAAACCGAATTCGAAGCAAAGCAACATGTTGCCGCTTTGGGGTAACGAACGGACTATGAATCTTAATcctttaattttgacaaatataCAGAGTTCCCATTATTTTAAAG TGAACTTGTATGAATTAAAAACCTATCACGAGGTCGTAGACGAGATTTACTACAAAGTGAACCACCTGGAACCATGGGAGAAAGGTTCGCGACGCACCTCCGGCCAGACGGGAATGTGCGGAGGTGTCCGGGGGGTAGGTGCCGGCGGAATAGTCTCCACAGCCTACTGTCTCCTGTACAAACTCTTCACATTGAAACTAACGAGAAAACAATTGAACGGTCTCATCAATCACTGCGATTCGCCATACATCAGAGCATTAGGTTTCATGTACATCAGATACACGCTGCCGCCCAAAGACCTACTGGAATGGTACGAACCTTACCTAGAAGATGAAGAG GAGCTGGACGTGAAAGCGGGTAGCGGCCAGACGATGACAATCGGTACGATGCTGCGACAATGGTTGGTCAAGCTGGAGTGGTTTTCGACGCTGTTCCCGCGAATACCGGTACCGATAcagcaaaaaatccaaaaacacCTACAG GAGAGGTTTCCGCCCCACGCGATTCAAGCGGCTGCAgcagcggcggcggcggcggcgtccAACGACCGTCCAAGAAACGTAGAAAGAGAGCGCAAAGATTGGCCCAGGGAGAGGGAGCGACACAACGTCCGGGAGGACATCAGGAGGGATTTCCTGCGCGACAACGACCGGGACCGGAGGAACGACAGGAGAGAGCGATACCGCGAAGAGAGACCGCCGCGACACGACAAGAAATTCAGAGACAGAAGTCCGCAAAGGGACCGCGAAAGAGAAAGGAGCCCCCAGAAAGCGAGGAGTCCGTACAGAGAGAGGAGGCGTCCGCCCAGCGGAGATAGAGAATATAGTAAAAACAGAAAGGGGCACCACCACAGATGA
- the LOC138137207 gene encoding coiled-coil domain-containing protein 12, translated as MTDKLNTLEEKAHKRQERLKSLKRKREDKSSNEASGVGDDAKSLPTPRFRSYKPQDKSLSEHTVEKNDTTDVKTEVKELLDLAKNEMVIDQLDISSLAPRQPDWDLKRDAEKKLEKLGRRTQKAMAELIRERLKAKQDLSEVANAPLDV; from the exons ATGACCGACAAACTGAACACTTTGGAGGAGAAAGCCCATAAAAGGCAGGAAAGACTCAAGTCGCTTAAACGAAAACGCGAGGACAAATCTAGCAATGAGGCGTCTGGGGTTGGCGACGACGCTAAATCTCTGCCCAC GCCGAGATTTAGAAGTTACAAACCTCAAGATAAAAGTTTGAGTGAGCACACTGTGGAGAAGAATGACACTACTGATGTTAAAACAGAAGTGAAGGAGTTGCTCGATTTGGCCAAAAACGAGATGGTAATCGACCAACTGGACATATCTTCACTAGCCCCGCGCCAGCCTGACTGGGATTTGAAACGAGACGCGGAAAAAAAACTCGAGAAACTGGGAAGACGGACGCAAAAAGCGATGGCGGAGCTGATACGAGAGAGGCTAAAAGCGAAACAAGACTTGTCCGAAGTTGCAAATGCGCCCTTAGATgtgtaa
- the LOC138137209 gene encoding RNA-binding protein 1-like isoform X2, whose translation MSRYREWDLSCKVYVGNLGSSASKHEIESAFSKYGPLRNVWVARNPPGFAFVEFEDPRDAEDAVRGLDGTRCCGTRVRVEMSNGRSRRGGGRRGPMRYSRAAPLLLFSPPD comes from the exons ATGTCTCGTTATCGTGAATGGGATTTATCCTGCAAAGTATACGTTGGTAATTTGGGCTCGTCGGCGAGCAAACACGAGATCGAGAGTGCGTTTAGTAAATATGGACCTTTGAGGAACGTGTGGGTGGCGAGGAACCCTCCCGGCTTCGCGTTCGTCGAATTCGAGGACCCCAGGGACGCCGAGGACGCGGTGCGGGGCTTGGACGGAAC GCGTTGCTGTGGCACCAGAGTCAGGGTGGAAATGTCCAATGGGCGGTCGCGAAGAGGCGGAGGACGGCGCGGACCCATGAGATACTCCAG GGCAGCGCCACTGCTGTTGTTTTCTCCCCCCGACTGA
- the LOC138137209 gene encoding RNA-binding protein 1-like isoform X1 — protein sequence MSRYREWDLSCKVYVGNLGSSASKHEIESAFSKYGPLRNVWVARNPPGFAFVEFEDPRDAEDAVRGLDGTRCCGTRVRVEMSNGRSRRGGGRRGPMRYSRSRSPRRSRSPRSRSRSRDRRSRSDSRDRR from the exons ATGTCTCGTTATCGTGAATGGGATTTATCCTGCAAAGTATACGTTGGTAATTTGGGCTCGTCGGCGAGCAAACACGAGATCGAGAGTGCGTTTAGTAAATATGGACCTTTGAGGAACGTGTGGGTGGCGAGGAACCCTCCCGGCTTCGCGTTCGTCGAATTCGAGGACCCCAGGGACGCCGAGGACGCGGTGCGGGGCTTGGACGGAAC GCGTTGCTGTGGCACCAGAGTCAGGGTGGAAATGTCCAATGGGCGGTCGCGAAGAGGCGGAGGACGGCGCGGACCCATGAGATACTCCAG GTCCAGATCACCTAGACGTTCGCGCTCGCCAAGATCGAGGTCTCGCAGCAGGGACAGAAGAAGCCGATCAGATTCCAGAGATCGCCGCTAA